From one Thermanaeromonas sp. C210 genomic stretch:
- the mnmE gene encoding tRNA uridine-5-carboxymethylaminomethyl(34) synthesis GTPase MnmE: MREEEELIEDTIAAIATPPGEGGIGIVRISGPEALRIGREIFRPRKGAPLGAAESHRMRLGLAVDPQSGEVLDEVLAVAMRGPHSYTAEDVVEVHCHGGPLACARVLQAALRAGARLAEPGEFTRRAFLNGRLDLAQAEAIISIIRARSQTGLAAAISQLQGGLSRRVKALRDEITGVLAAVEASLDFPEEVGDVGPEERERLVRVREGIQDLLATWEEGRLVSQGINIALVGRPNVGKSSLLNALLREDRAIVSDIPGTTRDTISEAMQLGGFPCQLIDTAGMREAADGLERLGIARSRAAAAAADLVLLVVDLTTGVTREDEELLKELGDKPLVVVANKADAVASVDEEDLSRLAGGRPWVVVSAKEGQGLDALSRAVRDLVLGGRVLRNTGEPLLLRERHREALERALGCLEESLRAWEKGLPLELVSIDLQGAWEALGEITGETAREDLLDRIFSEFCLGK, from the coding sequence TTGCGGGAGGAAGAGGAGTTGATAGAGGATACCATAGCTGCCATTGCTACACCCCCTGGAGAAGGGGGCATCGGTATAGTGCGGATTAGCGGGCCGGAAGCCCTGAGGATTGGCCGGGAGATTTTTCGCCCCCGGAAGGGAGCACCACTGGGGGCTGCGGAGAGCCACCGCATGCGCCTGGGCTTGGCTGTAGATCCCCAAAGCGGAGAGGTTCTGGATGAGGTTCTGGCCGTAGCCATGAGGGGCCCCCACAGCTATACGGCTGAGGATGTGGTGGAGGTCCACTGCCACGGAGGTCCCCTGGCCTGTGCCCGGGTGCTGCAGGCCGCCTTAAGGGCAGGTGCCCGCCTGGCGGAGCCCGGTGAGTTTACCCGGCGGGCCTTTCTAAACGGGAGGCTGGACCTGGCCCAAGCCGAGGCTATCATAAGCATCATCCGGGCCCGAAGCCAGACGGGACTGGCGGCGGCTATTTCCCAGCTGCAGGGCGGGCTTTCCCGGAGGGTGAAGGCCCTCAGGGATGAAATCACGGGTGTTCTGGCCGCGGTGGAGGCCAGCCTGGATTTTCCCGAGGAGGTGGGGGACGTAGGGCCGGAGGAGAGGGAACGCCTGGTGAGGGTAAGGGAGGGTATCCAGGACCTCCTGGCCACGTGGGAAGAGGGCAGGCTGGTGAGCCAGGGTATAAATATAGCCCTGGTGGGACGGCCCAACGTAGGGAAATCGAGCCTGCTCAATGCCCTCTTGCGGGAGGACCGGGCCATTGTAAGCGATATCCCCGGCACTACCCGGGATACCATTAGTGAGGCCATGCAGCTGGGAGGATTTCCCTGCCAGTTAATAGACACCGCAGGGATGCGCGAGGCCGCGGACGGCCTGGAGCGGCTGGGGATAGCCCGGAGCCGGGCGGCTGCGGCCGCCGCGGACCTCGTACTGCTGGTGGTGGATCTGACCACGGGGGTTACCCGGGAGGATGAGGAACTGCTGAAGGAACTGGGGGATAAGCCTTTGGTGGTGGTGGCCAATAAGGCCGACGCCGTAGCCTCGGTGGATGAGGAGGACCTGAGTCGCCTTGCAGGTGGGCGGCCGTGGGTGGTGGTTTCCGCCAAGGAGGGGCAGGGTTTGGACGCCTTGAGCCGTGCCGTGCGGGATCTGGTGCTGGGCGGCCGGGTTTTGAGGAATACCGGCGAACCCCTGCTACTGCGGGAGCGCCACCGGGAGGCCCTTGAGAGGGCCCTGGGCTGCCTGGAGGAATCCTTACGCGCCTGGGAGAAAGGTCTTCCCCTGGAGCTAGTGAGCATAGACCTCCAGGGAGCCTGGGAAGCCCTCGGCGAGATCACCGGGGAGACAGCCCGGGAGGATCTGCTGGACCGGATTTTCAGCGAGTTTTGTTTGGGAAAATAG
- the jag gene encoding RNA-binding cell elongation regulator Jag/EloR, giving the protein MKEVEMAGKSVEEAVEAALRVLGAGREEVQVEVLEEGSKGLFGFLGSRQARVRVILPDNPEKLIKEFLEGVLKAMAVQAGIEIRRREEYFLVSFHGRDLGVLIGRRGETLNALQYLTNLAVNRALRDKVKVVLDAEGYRKRREQALVRLAKRLSERVKRTGNRIVLEPMTPQDRRVIHTALQNDSQVVTFSEGEEPNRKVVISLRR; this is encoded by the coding sequence ATGAAGGAAGTGGAGATGGCGGGGAAAAGCGTGGAGGAGGCAGTGGAGGCTGCCCTGAGGGTTTTAGGTGCTGGTAGGGAGGAAGTACAGGTCGAAGTTCTCGAGGAGGGTAGCAAGGGATTATTCGGTTTTTTGGGGAGCCGGCAGGCCAGGGTGCGGGTGATTTTGCCCGACAATCCGGAAAAATTGATAAAGGAATTCCTCGAAGGAGTCCTTAAGGCCATGGCCGTCCAGGCCGGGATAGAAATTAGGCGGCGGGAGGAGTACTTCCTGGTTAGTTTCCACGGCCGGGACCTGGGAGTGTTAATCGGGCGGCGGGGCGAGACCCTGAATGCTTTGCAATATTTGACGAACCTGGCGGTAAATCGGGCCCTTAGGGATAAGGTTAAGGTGGTCCTCGATGCCGAGGGCTACCGCAAGCGGAGGGAGCAGGCCCTGGTCCGGCTGGCCAAGCGGTTATCGGAGAGGGTTAAGCGGACCGGTAACCGGATAGTGCTGGAGCCCATGACCCCCCAGGACCGGCGCGTCATCCATACCGCCCTGCAGAACGACAGCCAGGTGGTCACCTTCAGCGAGGGAGAGGAGCCCAACCGCAAGGTAGTCATATCCCTGCGCAGGTGA
- a CDS encoding YidC/Oxa1 family membrane protein insertase: MGALVHFLSQSIQFFYNITQSLGVPNYGLAIILFTVAVKILLYPLTYKQLKSMRRMQELQPKVQEIQKRFKNNPEKAQKAILELYQTEKVNPFSGCLPLLVQMPILFALFSALRSFFDPAANPAVNMEHANFLWVPNLGRPDPYFLLPVLVAAATFLQQRVSMVNPQDQSQRTMLIVMPLLIGWMSTQFSAGLALYWVVFSLMGVMEHWLLRRQPGLVKEEVSAK; the protein is encoded by the coding sequence TTGGGCGCATTAGTTCATTTCCTGTCGCAATCAATCCAATTTTTCTATAATATTACCCAGAGTTTAGGAGTACCCAACTACGGGCTGGCTATCATTTTGTTTACCGTGGCGGTCAAGATTCTCTTGTACCCTCTGACGTACAAGCAGCTCAAATCCATGCGTCGCATGCAGGAGCTGCAGCCCAAGGTGCAAGAGATCCAAAAGAGGTTCAAAAACAATCCGGAGAAAGCACAAAAGGCCATCTTGGAGCTATACCAGACGGAAAAGGTAAATCCCTTTAGCGGCTGTCTGCCCTTGCTGGTACAGATGCCTATTTTGTTTGCCCTCTTTAGTGCTTTGAGGAGCTTTTTTGATCCCGCGGCTAACCCGGCGGTAAACATGGAGCACGCTAATTTTCTGTGGGTACCCAACTTAGGCAGACCGGATCCCTATTTCCTTCTGCCGGTATTGGTGGCGGCGGCGACCTTCTTGCAGCAGCGGGTTAGTATGGTTAATCCCCAGGATCAATCCCAGAGGACCATGCTGATAGTGATGCCCCTGCTCATCGGGTGGATGAGCACTCAGTTTTCCGCCGGACTGGCCCTCTATTGGGTGGTGTTTAGCCTCATGGGAGTTATGGAACATTGGCTTTTGCGCAGACAGCCGGGGCTGGTGAAGGAGGAAGTCAGCGCCAAATGA
- the yidD gene encoding membrane protein insertion efficiency factor YidD: protein MILLLRFYQRCISPFMGARCRFYPSCSEYASQAVAKHGVWRGGWLALKRLGRCHPWHNGGYDPVP, encoded by the coding sequence GTGATCCTCCTTTTGAGGTTTTATCAGAGGTGCATTTCTCCTTTTATGGGTGCCCGTTGTCGGTTTTACCCCAGCTGTTCGGAGTATGCATCCCAGGCAGTGGCCAAGCACGGTGTCTGGCGTGGCGGGTGGCTAGCATTGAAAAGGTTAGGAAGGTGCCATCCTTGGCATAACGGAGGGTACGATCCGGTTCCGTGA
- the rnpA gene encoding ribonuclease P protein component produces MLPAARRIRRSGEFRQVYRRGNRVGSRALVLYWRPNRLGLTRFGFSVSKKMGRAVERNRSKRLLREACHRHLGRFRPGFDVVFVAREGLKGLSYPRVVEEVLSLSKRAKLLCDAEDG; encoded by the coding sequence TTGCTGCCGGCAGCCCGCAGGATCAGGCGGTCGGGTGAGTTCCGGCAGGTGTATCGCCGGGGGAATCGGGTAGGTAGCCGGGCTTTAGTTTTGTACTGGCGGCCCAACCGGTTGGGACTCACGCGTTTTGGCTTTTCGGTTTCGAAGAAAATGGGGCGGGCCGTAGAGCGCAACCGCAGTAAGAGGCTTCTGCGGGAGGCCTGCCACCGGCATTTGGGCCGGTTCAGACCGGGTTTTGACGTGGTGTTCGTAGCTCGCGAGGGATTGAAAGGGTTGTCCTATCCCCGGGTAGTGGAGGAAGTATTAAGCCTTAGCAAGCGGGCTAAACTATTGTGTGACGCCGAGGATGGATAA
- the rpmH gene encoding 50S ribosomal protein L34: MKRTYQPKRRRRKRVHGFLKRMSTRGGQLVIKRRRRKGRKRLTA, from the coding sequence TTGAAAAGGACCTATCAGCCCAAGCGCAGGCGCCGTAAAAGAGTCCACGGATTTTTAAAGCGGATGAGCACCAGGGGCGGTCAACTGGTAATCAAGCGGCGCCGTCGGAAGGGTAGAAAGCGTTTGACGGCTTAA
- the dnaA gene encoding chromosomal replication initiator protein DnaA — protein MPPINLEVAWQQALQLLEHQLPPTAIDTWFREARPLTLKHHTLILAVPNEFARDYIQSRFASLLQTTLQKVFHQYISVQLIALPPGEEDLSFLQSSQPPSNEELCHLNPKYTFDTFVVGNSNRFAHAASLAVAEAPAKAYNPLFIYGGVGLGKTHLMQAIGHYVRQHLPHYRVMYVSSEKFTNELINAIHDNDTVSFRNKYRNIDVLLIDDIQFLAGKERTQEEFFHTFNALYEASKQIIISSDRPPKEIPTLEDRLRSRFEWGLITDIQPPDLETRVAILRKKASLDNLYLPDDIMLFIAQKVDSNIRELEGAFIRVAAYAALTEQELTLETVEKILQEALTLAKPKPITISFIQEKVALYFNLKPEEFKSKKRTRSLAYPRQIAMYLARELTDASLPKIGEEFGGRDHTTVLHAWEKISQDLQKDPELQQTITELIQQIKNP, from the coding sequence TTGCCGCCCATAAACTTGGAGGTCGCTTGGCAACAAGCTCTCCAACTTCTCGAACACCAATTACCGCCTACCGCCATAGACACCTGGTTTCGGGAGGCCCGGCCCCTGACCTTAAAACACCACACCCTAATCCTGGCCGTACCCAATGAATTTGCTCGGGACTACATTCAGAGCCGTTTCGCCTCCCTGCTCCAGACCACCCTACAGAAGGTTTTCCACCAGTACATCAGCGTACAGCTCATCGCCCTCCCGCCCGGCGAGGAGGACTTATCCTTTTTGCAGTCTTCGCAACCGCCTAGCAACGAGGAACTCTGCCACCTCAACCCCAAATATACCTTTGATACCTTTGTGGTGGGCAACAGCAACCGTTTTGCCCATGCGGCTTCCCTAGCCGTAGCAGAGGCTCCCGCCAAGGCCTACAACCCTCTGTTCATTTACGGAGGGGTCGGCCTGGGCAAGACGCACCTCATGCAAGCCATCGGCCATTATGTGCGGCAACACCTGCCCCACTACCGGGTTATGTACGTTTCCTCAGAAAAGTTCACTAACGAACTTATTAACGCCATCCACGATAACGATACAGTCAGTTTCCGCAATAAGTACCGCAACATCGATGTTTTATTAATCGACGACATTCAGTTCCTGGCGGGTAAGGAGCGGACCCAGGAGGAATTCTTCCATACTTTTAATGCCCTTTATGAAGCCAGCAAACAGATTATTATCTCCAGCGACCGTCCTCCCAAGGAGATACCTACCCTAGAGGACCGCCTGCGCTCGCGCTTCGAGTGGGGGCTGATTACCGACATCCAGCCGCCGGACCTGGAAACGAGAGTAGCCATTCTCCGCAAAAAGGCTTCCCTGGACAACCTCTACCTGCCCGACGACATTATGCTCTTTATCGCCCAGAAAGTGGACAGCAATATCCGGGAGCTGGAAGGAGCCTTTATCCGGGTAGCAGCCTATGCCGCCCTCACCGAACAGGAGCTAACACTGGAAACGGTGGAAAAGATACTGCAAGAGGCCTTAACCCTGGCCAAGCCCAAACCCATAACCATCTCCTTTATCCAGGAAAAAGTAGCCCTGTACTTTAACTTAAAACCCGAGGAATTCAAAAGCAAGAAACGGACCCGGAGCCTGGCCTACCCGCGCCAGATAGCCATGTATCTCGCCCGTGAGCTCACGGATGCTTCCCTCCCTAAGATAGGTGAAGAATTCGGAGGCCGCGACCACACCACGGTCCTTCACGCGTGGGAGAAAATCAGCCAAGATCTCCAAAAAGATCCCGAACTCCAGCAAACCATTACCGAACTTATACAACAAATAAAGAATCCGTAA
- the dnaN gene encoding DNA polymerase III subunit beta, translating to MRISCPQPQLLNAVLKVHRAIGSTSTLPALTGILLTAGDGKVTLHATDLEMGIIVSFGCEVGEEGRLLLPARIFTDLVRHLPPVTVSLEGKAGGVVTIEYHQARAQLHSMDPDQFPSLPEPSQSYSLKFPSRDFREIVRKVGIAAGSEELRSIYHGLLWEMDFLAGKSVMVATDTHRLALYETPISPVGGEGQTAAIIPHKSLVELSRLFSGEEDEEITFIIGPSQIFATTENLTFYSRLLGGQFPPYRQVLPKDFQTVVVVPTHEITTAVERATLLGREDSRLRSSIIRLEIGDTLRLLSHTPEVGQLEEELPAEITGPGLEVALNGRYLLDALKVIEEEKVILKFIEPLKPLVVQPQGVDHYFCLILPVRLG from the coding sequence GTGCGCATATCCTGTCCCCAACCCCAGCTGTTAAATGCGGTGCTTAAAGTACACCGTGCCATCGGGAGCACTAGCACCCTCCCGGCACTGACCGGAATATTGTTAACCGCAGGCGACGGCAAGGTTACCCTCCATGCTACGGACCTGGAAATGGGAATAATCGTATCCTTTGGTTGTGAGGTTGGGGAGGAAGGCCGTCTTCTACTACCTGCGCGGATCTTCACCGACCTGGTCCGTCACCTGCCCCCGGTGACGGTAAGCTTGGAAGGGAAGGCCGGGGGGGTGGTCACCATAGAGTACCATCAGGCGCGGGCCCAGCTCCACAGCATGGACCCCGACCAATTCCCTTCGTTACCCGAACCTTCCCAATCCTATTCCCTTAAATTCCCATCCAGGGATTTCAGGGAGATCGTCCGTAAGGTGGGTATTGCGGCAGGCAGTGAAGAGCTGCGCAGCATATACCACGGGCTCCTCTGGGAGATGGACTTTCTGGCCGGCAAATCGGTGATGGTGGCCACTGATACCCACCGCTTGGCCCTCTACGAGACCCCCATAAGCCCCGTCGGGGGAGAGGGCCAGACCGCGGCCATTATTCCCCATAAATCCCTGGTGGAGCTATCGCGCCTCTTCTCGGGGGAGGAAGACGAAGAGATAACCTTTATCATCGGCCCCAGCCAGATTTTTGCCACTACCGAGAACCTTACCTTTTACAGCCGCCTCCTCGGCGGCCAGTTCCCGCCCTACCGCCAAGTTTTGCCCAAGGATTTTCAAACCGTGGTGGTCGTACCCACCCATGAGATCACCACGGCCGTAGAGCGGGCCACCCTGCTGGGCCGCGAAGACAGCAGGCTACGATCTTCCATCATCCGCCTGGAGATAGGAGATACTCTACGGCTCCTCAGCCACACACCGGAAGTGGGCCAGCTAGAGGAAGAGCTTCCGGCGGAGATCACCGGCCCAGGCCTGGAAGTGGCCCTTAACGGCCGGTATCTCCTGGACGCCCTCAAAGTAATCGAAGAAGAGAAGGTGATCCTTAAATTCATCGAGCCCTTAAAGCCCTTAGTGGTACAGCCCCAGGGCGTTGATCACTACTTCTGCCTTATTTTACCCGTCAGGCTTGGGTAA
- the recF gene encoding DNA replication/repair protein RecF (All proteins in this family for which functions are known are DNA-binding proteins that assist the filamentation of RecA onto DNA for the initiation of recombination or recombinational repair.): protein MQATLLTELALYNFRNYTERVFYFRPGLHLLTGPNGAGKTNLLEAIAYLSTGRSFRFHQDRDLVTLGRPGFRLRACLKKGNQGSEIDIVYDGGRKKLTINNSPHRLVDLLGLFPTVTFGPDDLYLVKGPPVIRRQFLDRELCQVDRSYCLHLLTYRRVLLQRNLLLKQIKGGQARADQLEPWDQQLVFCGLPLVEKRQEVLRRLEGLADQFYAVLAGASSSIALCYQPSLSPADDWLKRLAEKRDKEIIMGATLLGPHRDDFTFEVGGRSGRHYASQGEQRSLVLALKLAETVYFTQVLGFRPALLLDDVFSELDGNRRKALLEVVAGEGQAFITTTQVEDIPPEVREKAFILACGGTEKGTSP, encoded by the coding sequence ATGCAGGCGACCCTCTTGACCGAGCTGGCCCTTTACAACTTTCGCAACTACACGGAAAGGGTCTTTTATTTCCGTCCCGGGCTACACCTGTTAACAGGGCCCAACGGGGCCGGTAAGACCAATCTCCTGGAAGCCATAGCTTATCTTTCTACCGGACGCTCCTTTCGGTTTCACCAGGATCGGGATCTGGTGACCCTTGGACGGCCAGGCTTCCGCCTTCGCGCCTGCCTGAAGAAGGGTAACCAGGGGTCCGAGATAGATATTGTCTACGATGGCGGAAGGAAAAAGTTAACAATTAATAATTCCCCCCACCGCCTGGTAGACCTCTTGGGACTATTTCCCACCGTTACCTTTGGACCTGACGACCTGTATCTCGTTAAAGGGCCGCCGGTTATCCGGCGCCAGTTCTTGGACCGGGAGTTATGCCAGGTAGACCGCTCTTATTGCCTCCATCTTTTGACCTATCGCCGGGTTCTGCTCCAGCGGAACCTCCTCCTCAAGCAGATAAAAGGAGGACAGGCCCGGGCCGATCAGCTAGAACCGTGGGACCAGCAGCTCGTTTTCTGTGGCCTGCCCTTGGTGGAGAAGAGGCAGGAAGTCCTTCGGAGGTTAGAAGGGCTGGCCGACCAGTTTTACGCCGTGCTGGCCGGCGCTTCATCTTCCATAGCCCTGTGTTACCAACCCAGCTTGAGTCCCGCTGATGATTGGCTTAAGAGGCTGGCGGAAAAGCGTGATAAGGAGATTATCATGGGGGCTACGTTATTAGGCCCCCATCGGGACGACTTCACCTTTGAAGTAGGCGGCCGCAGTGGCCGCCACTACGCATCCCAGGGCGAGCAGCGGAGCCTCGTACTGGCCCTAAAGTTGGCAGAAACTGTGTACTTTACCCAGGTCTTGGGCTTCAGACCGGCCCTTCTCCTAGACGATGTTTTTTCGGAGCTGGACGGGAACCGGCGAAAGGCCCTTCTAGAGGTCGTAGCAGGAGAAGGACAGGCTTTTATCACTACCACCCAGGTGGAAGATATACCCCCTGAGGTTAGGGAAAAAGCCTTTATACTCGCCTGCGGCGGGACGGAAAAAGGGACTTCCCCGTAA
- the remB gene encoding extracellular matrix regulator RemB, whose protein sequence is MYLHIGGDVLLPLKDIVGIFDYEKIGRSAANKEFWAANKKGPRLKGEPVKSFIVTTDKKIYFSSISPVTLGRRAAAQKRKSPDVSPALRE, encoded by the coding sequence GTGTATTTGCATATCGGTGGGGACGTCCTTTTGCCTTTGAAGGATATTGTGGGAATCTTCGACTATGAGAAAATAGGGCGTTCGGCAGCCAACAAGGAGTTCTGGGCGGCCAACAAAAAAGGGCCTCGGCTAAAGGGCGAGCCGGTGAAGTCTTTTATCGTCACTACGGATAAGAAGATCTACTTTTCATCCATTTCTCCGGTGACCCTGGGCCGGCGGGCAGCAGCCCAGAAGAGAAAGAGCCCCGATGTATCCCCTGCTTTAAGAGAGTAA
- the gyrB gene encoding DNA topoisomerase (ATP-hydrolyzing) subunit B → MEEREKAPVYDASQIQVLEGLEAVRRRPGMYIGNTGSRGLHHLVFELVDNSIDEALAGFCTRVEVVLHRDGRVTVADNGRGIPVDIHEQTGLPGVEVALTMLHAGGKFGGNGYKVAGGLHGVGLSVVNALSSELLVKVKRDGRVYEQLYRRGSKVTELKATGRAKGTGTIITFRPDPEIFETLEFDPEIITKRLQELAFLNRGLKILFRDEVRDREEVYQQDGGLIDFVRHLNKNKNVLYSRPFYFSATRDEVEVEVALQYNDGYNELILSYANNIRTVEGGTHEVGLKAALTRVINDYGRRFNILKDNEANLSGEDVREGLVAVISVKVKEPQFEGQTKTKLGNTEVRGIVEGLITDYLSSFLEENPGVARRILDKAITAARAREAARKARELTRRKSALEITALPGKLADCTHRDPAVTELFLVEGDSAGGSAKQGRDRRFQAILPLRGKILNVEKARMDKILNNEEIRAIITALGTGIGEDFNLDKLRYHRTILMADADVDGSHIRTLLLTFFYRYMRPLIEKGHVYIAQPPLYKVSRGKEVHYLYSDQALETFLNPRNGERWEIQRYKGLGEMNAEQLWETTMNPATRTLLRVTLEDAEAADEIFSILMGDRVEPRRAFIQEHAHEVRNLDI, encoded by the coding sequence ATGGAGGAAAGGGAAAAGGCTCCGGTCTATGATGCGAGCCAGATCCAGGTTCTGGAGGGTCTGGAGGCCGTAAGGCGGCGGCCCGGCATGTACATCGGCAATACCGGTTCGCGAGGCCTCCACCACCTGGTGTTCGAGCTGGTGGATAACAGTATTGACGAGGCCCTGGCCGGGTTCTGCACCCGCGTGGAAGTAGTACTCCACCGGGATGGGAGGGTGACGGTGGCCGATAACGGCCGGGGAATCCCGGTGGACATCCACGAACAGACAGGTCTGCCTGGGGTGGAGGTAGCCCTTACCATGCTTCATGCCGGGGGAAAATTCGGCGGCAACGGGTATAAGGTAGCCGGCGGCCTCCACGGCGTGGGGCTGTCGGTGGTCAACGCCCTGTCCAGCGAGCTTTTGGTGAAGGTTAAAAGAGACGGCAGGGTCTACGAGCAGCTTTACCGCCGGGGAAGCAAGGTGACCGAACTCAAGGCTACGGGGCGGGCCAAGGGGACGGGAACCATTATCACTTTCCGGCCCGACCCGGAAATCTTTGAGACTCTGGAATTTGACCCCGAGATCATTACGAAGCGCCTCCAGGAGCTGGCTTTCTTAAACCGGGGTCTAAAGATCCTTTTTCGCGATGAAGTGCGGGACCGGGAGGAAGTCTACCAACAGGATGGCGGCCTCATCGACTTTGTCCGCCACCTGAACAAAAATAAAAACGTATTGTACAGCCGGCCCTTCTATTTCAGCGCCACCAGGGATGAGGTCGAGGTTGAGGTTGCCCTGCAGTATAACGACGGTTACAACGAGTTAATCCTGTCTTATGCCAACAACATCCGTACCGTTGAGGGCGGGACCCATGAAGTAGGCTTAAAGGCAGCCTTAACGCGGGTCATCAACGATTACGGACGCCGCTTTAATATTTTAAAGGACAATGAGGCCAATCTTTCCGGGGAAGATGTACGCGAGGGTTTGGTGGCCGTAATCAGTGTCAAGGTGAAGGAGCCCCAGTTCGAGGGCCAGACCAAGACAAAGCTCGGCAATACGGAAGTAAGGGGCATCGTTGAGGGGCTGATAACGGACTACTTAAGCTCTTTCCTCGAGGAAAACCCCGGGGTAGCCCGGCGGATACTGGATAAAGCCATCACCGCGGCCAGGGCCAGGGAAGCCGCCCGCAAGGCCCGGGAGCTCACCCGGCGCAAGAGCGCCCTTGAAATTACCGCCCTTCCCGGGAAGCTGGCCGACTGCACCCACCGCGACCCGGCCGTGACGGAGCTCTTCCTGGTGGAGGGCGATTCGGCCGGGGGTTCGGCCAAACAGGGGAGGGACCGCCGGTTCCAGGCCATCCTGCCCCTTAGGGGCAAGATCCTAAACGTGGAGAAGGCGCGGATGGATAAGATTTTGAACAACGAAGAGATCCGAGCCATCATTACGGCTCTGGGAACCGGTATAGGGGAGGATTTTAACCTGGATAAACTGCGCTACCACCGGACTATCCTCATGGCCGACGCTGATGTCGACGGTTCCCACATCCGCACCCTGCTCCTTACTTTCTTCTATCGCTACATGCGGCCGCTGATAGAGAAGGGGCACGTATATATTGCCCAGCCTCCCCTGTATAAAGTCTCCCGGGGAAAAGAGGTCCATTACCTCTACAGCGATCAGGCCCTGGAGACCTTCCTTAACCCCCGCAACGGCGAGCGCTGGGAAATCCAGCGCTATAAGGGCCTGGGCGAAATGAATGCGGAACAGCTATGGGAAACAACCATGAATCCCGCCACGCGCACCCTCCTCCGGGTCACCTTGGAGGATGCCGAGGCGGCCGACGAGATCTTCAGCATCCTGATGGGCGACCGGGTAGAGCCTAGGCGGGCTTTTATCCAGGAACACGCCCATGAGGTGCGCAACTTGGATATCTAA